In the Deinococcus ficus genome, one interval contains:
- a CDS encoding ATP-binding protein, with protein sequence MTPASRPQPARRAAVLTLSQELDGFLTALEVANGLTDVEDGAEAVMRWPAGFEDRFTLITAALDLSAFEQLVLSLALAQELFPVRTRRLVAALLGLAEGELTVSLTPLACLECLEDGDPLVFTEDQPLFAWGVVRFGPGLTPDASMRSLTVAPGVLMFLQGHAGVDPELSLLATEVPGGMTLSGSQEALLREAQAFMEGGTEDRGVLLYGVDHESMRSLAFRLLSGAGRVLELNVAALSAFAGEDQAGLVRALRRDLRLKGFQAALDATGEGPEPGVLDGALQRALGAVPGGVVVLSGSPLSVPTTRALLPLEVRAPTPREQREQWALGLGVPEELPLLHQLGDQFHLSLDRIDALANEVRVSLPKNAGAERRLEAAWERARVANRRAMGSLADRIQAGATWADLVLPASDLAVLQQIAAYVKHRSAVYEGLGMARPGRGRAITALFSGPSGTGKTLSAEVLANDLSLDLYRIDLSSTVSKYIGETEKNLKRIFDAAEHGGCILLFDEADSVFGKRGEVRDSNDRYANIQVNYLLQRLESFNGLAVLTTNMESSMDVAFMRRIQFVLNFRVPQAPEREVLWRQAFPPALDTSELDFRRLAQADVSGGNIRSVALNAVFLSLARREPLSQALVDEALSLEFRKLGRLVL encoded by the coding sequence GTGACGCCGGCCAGCAGACCGCAGCCTGCTCGCCGGGCGGCCGTTCTGACGCTGTCGCAGGAACTGGACGGGTTCCTGACGGCGCTGGAGGTCGCCAATGGCCTGACGGACGTGGAGGACGGGGCGGAGGCGGTGATGCGCTGGCCGGCGGGGTTCGAGGACCGGTTCACGCTGATCACGGCCGCGCTGGACCTCTCGGCGTTCGAGCAGCTGGTGCTGTCCCTGGCGCTGGCGCAGGAGCTGTTCCCGGTGCGGACGCGGCGGCTGGTGGCCGCGCTGCTGGGGCTGGCGGAAGGGGAACTCACGGTGTCCCTCACGCCGCTGGCGTGCCTGGAGTGCCTGGAGGACGGGGACCCGCTGGTGTTCACGGAGGATCAACCCCTGTTCGCGTGGGGGGTGGTGCGCTTCGGGCCGGGACTCACGCCGGACGCGAGCATGCGGTCCCTGACGGTCGCGCCGGGCGTGCTGATGTTCCTTCAGGGGCACGCTGGCGTGGACCCGGAGTTGAGTCTGCTGGCGACCGAGGTGCCGGGCGGCATGACGCTCAGCGGGTCACAGGAGGCGCTGCTGCGGGAGGCGCAGGCATTCATGGAGGGCGGCACGGAGGACCGGGGCGTGCTGCTGTACGGCGTGGATCACGAATCCATGCGGTCCCTGGCGTTCCGGCTGCTGAGCGGAGCGGGCCGGGTGCTGGAGCTGAACGTGGCGGCGCTGTCGGCGTTCGCGGGGGAGGACCAGGCGGGGCTGGTGCGCGCGCTGCGGCGGGACCTGCGGCTCAAGGGGTTTCAGGCGGCGCTGGACGCGACCGGGGAGGGGCCGGAGCCCGGCGTGCTGGACGGGGCCTTGCAGCGGGCACTGGGGGCGGTGCCGGGCGGGGTGGTGGTGCTGTCCGGGTCGCCGCTGAGCGTGCCGACGACCCGGGCACTACTGCCACTGGAGGTGCGGGCGCCCACGCCGCGGGAGCAGCGGGAGCAGTGGGCGCTGGGCCTGGGCGTGCCGGAGGAGTTGCCTCTGCTGCACCAGCTGGGGGACCAGTTTCACCTGAGTCTGGACCGCATCGACGCGCTGGCGAACGAGGTGCGGGTCAGCCTGCCGAAAAACGCGGGGGCGGAACGGCGGCTGGAGGCGGCGTGGGAGCGGGCGCGGGTGGCGAACCGCCGGGCGATGGGGTCGCTGGCGGACCGCATTCAGGCGGGGGCGACGTGGGCGGACCTGGTGCTGCCGGCGTCGGATCTGGCGGTGTTGCAGCAGATCGCGGCGTACGTGAAGCACCGGTCGGCGGTGTACGAGGGGCTGGGCATGGCCCGGCCGGGGCGGGGGCGGGCGATCACGGCGCTGTTCAGCGGCCCGAGCGGGACGGGGAAGACGCTGAGCGCGGAGGTGCTGGCCAACGACCTGAGCCTGGACCTGTACCGGATCGATCTGAGCAGCACGGTCAGCAAGTACATCGGGGAGACGGAGAAGAACCTGAAGCGGATCTTCGACGCGGCCGAGCACGGCGGGTGCATCCTGCTGTTCGACGAGGCGGACAGCGTGTTCGGGAAGCGCGGGGAGGTCCGGGACAGCAACGACCGGTACGCGAACATTCAGGTGAACTACCTGCTGCAGCGGCTGGAGAGCTTCAACGGGCTGGCCGTGCTGACCACGAACATGGAGAGCAGCATGGACGTGGCGTTCATGCGCCGCATTCAGTTCGTGCTGAATTTCCGCGTGCCGCAGGCGCCGGAGCGGGAGGTGCTGTGGCGCCAGGCGTTCCCGCCGGCGCTGGACACCTCGGAACTGGATTTCCGGCGGCTGGCGCAGGCGGACGTGTCGGGCGGGAACATCCGCAGCGTGGCGCTGAACGCGGTGTTCCTGTCACTGGCGCGCCGGGAGCCGCTGTCGCAGGCGCTGGTGGATGAGGCGCTGAGCCTGGAATTCCGGAAGCTGGGCCGGCTGGTGCTGTGA